The region GCAGTAAAGATGAGCAAAGGCATTAAAGTGCCAAAATGTTCTGTTGGCCCTTCTTTTATGTAGGACAACACTTCGTCTCCTCCAATTAAATAGGCAAGAAATACATTAGCAATAAAGAAGGATATAAGAACAAAAATAGACCATTTTAAAAGGCGTTTTCTAATTTTTTCTGCATTCCAAGGCTGGCGATCTAGGCGTAATTGTTTACCACGATCCCCATCAATCCAATACTCAATACGTCTAAACACCATTTCCATAAAAATGGTTTGCGGACAAATCCACCCACAAAAAATACGTCCAAAAGCAACGGTAAATAAGGTTATAAATACAACTCCTATAATAAGAGAAACCACAAATAGTTTAAAATCCTGAGGCCAGAACGGAAACCCAAAAATATTAAAACGACGCTCTAAAACATTAAACATTAAAAATTGATTACCGTTAATTTTTATAAACGGTGAGACAATTAATATGATTAACAAAACATAACTTACAAGTTTACGTTTGTCGTAATAATTCCCACTTGGTTTTTTAGGGTAAACCCATGCGCGTTTTCCATCTTCTGTTATGGTACCAATAGAATCTCTAAAGACTTCTTGTTCTGGTGTTTCTTCCATTTTATAATGGGATTGATTATGTGTGAAATTCAGTGTTATTCAGCAGCAACTTCTTCTACCCATATTTCACCTTCGGCTTCTTTAGGTTTAGCAGGTGTTGTACCTTGTAAACTTAAAACGTAACTAGCCACTTGAGCAATCTGTGCAGGTTTTAAACTTTGTTTCCAAGCAATCATACCTTTCCCGTCACGACCACCTTCGCTAATTGTATGGAATACATTTTTAATACCTCCACCTAAAATCCAATGATCGTCTGTCAGGTTTGGTCCAATTCCGCCACCACCATCTGCCATGTGACAGGCTACACAATTGGTTTGAAATATTGATTTTCCTGCGTTTAAATCTGAAGCATCAGTTAATAATGTAACGGTATTAGCATCAACTAAATCTTTAGCTGTTTTTTTATATTCTTCAATTGCAATTTTAGCATCAGCAAGTTCTGTTTCATATTCATCTATTTGTGAATCGCCATTAAACACTTCGTATTTAAGCATATAAACGATAGCAAAAACTATAGATACATAAAAAGCATATTTCCACCATGGTGGAAGTGAATTGTCTAATTCGCGTATACCATCGTAATTATGGTCTAGAATAATTTCACTTTCCTGAGAAATTGGTTTTTGTCCAAGAGATTTAATATATAAATCTTTTATTTTCTGAATGAATTTAGGTGTTTTAGTTCTATTAGCTATGTATCGAGCTTTACCTGCTTCGTCTAAACTTTGGTATAAAATATTATCTAAAGCAGTTACTATACCTTCTATAGAAATAATAACCACTAAAACTAACAGTAAAAACACCAATACAATTGGATATTTTATAAATGCAGGTTCGTTCCCAGAGTCTACAAAATATTCAACTAATCCCGCTATTAAAAAGAATAGTACAGGTACTCTTATGTAAGATGGTATGAGTTTTTTCATAATGTGGTTTCGTTTTGGTGGTTATCGTTTTCAAAAGGCAGATTGCTTACGGTATTGATATAGTCTTTTTTAGCAGTAATTACCCACCAAAATAATATAACAAAAAAACTGAAAAATATTAATAATGAGAGTATTGGGTATATTTCTATACCCGAGATACTGTCCATATAGTTTTTTACGTAGCTTAACATAATTAATTGGTTTTTATTATTCTACATTGCTTACTTTAATATCTGTACCTAATCGTTGTAAATAAGCTATAAGTGCTACTATTTCACGATTTTTCATTTCAACAAATTCAGCACCACTTGCTGCGGCAGCTTTTTTGTCGTTTTCGTATGTTTCAGCAAAATCAGGATCACTGTATAAATTCTTTTCGATAGCTGTTCCTTGTTCTAGCATACTTTGTTGTGCATTAGCTATATCTTCTTCAGAATATGGTACACCTAAGGCTACCATAACTTCCATTTTGTTTTCTGTTTCAGATTTATCTAATTCGTCTCTTACGATCCACTGATAAGCTGGCATTATAGAGCCACTAGACGTACTTTGTGGATCGTACATATGATTTAAGTGCCAGTTGTCTGAGTATTTACCACCAACGCGGTGTAAATCTGGTCCAGTACGTTTACTTCCCCATAAGAAGGGATGATCGTATACATATTCTCCAGCTTTAGAGTACTCTCCATAGCGTTCAACTTCACTTCTAAAGGGTCTAATCATTTGTGAATGACAACTTACACAACCTTCACGAATGTAAATATCTCTACCTTCTAATTCTAAAGGTGTATATGGTTTTACACTGCTTATAGTTGGAATATTAGATTTAACCATTATAGTGGGTACAATTTGAATTATACCTCCAATTAAAATGGCTATAGTTGCTAAAATGGTTAATTGTATAGGTTTACGCTCTAACCATGTATGAAATCCTTCACCTGCAAGTCGTCTTTTAGATACACGCTCTAAAGCTGGTGCTTCTGCCAATTCGTCTGTTACTGCAGAACCTTGTTTAATTGTTGCATAAATATTGTAAACTAAAACTAATAAACCAACTAAATATAAAGTACCACCAATAGCACGCATAGCATACATTGGAATGATTTCAGTAACAGTTTCTAAGAAGTTACCGTAAACTAATGTACCGTCTGGATTAAATTGTTTCCACATACTAGCTTGTAAAAATCCAGCAACATATAAAGGAAGTGCATACATTACGATCCCTAAAGTTCCAATCCAGAAATGTACATTTGCAAGTTTTAATGAGTACAATTTTGTCTTAAATAACCTCGGAACTAACCAATAAATCATACCGAACGTTAAAAATCCATTCCATGCTAAAGCACCAACGTGTACGTGTGCAATAATCCAATCGGTAAAGTGTCCTATGGCATTTACACTTTTAAGAGATAACATTGGACCTTCAAACGTAGCCATACCATAGCCTGTTATAGCTACTACCATAAATTTTAAAACAGGATCTGTTCTTACTTTATCCCAAGCACCACGTAAGGTTAATAATCCGTTTATCATACCTCCCCAAGATGGCATTAATAACATTACAGAGAAGGCTACTCCTAAGTTTTGTGCCCATTCTGGTAAAGCGGTATATAATAAGTGGTGAGGTCCAGCCCAGATGTAAATAAAAATTAATGACCAAAAGTGTACTATTGATAATTTATATGAATATACTGGTCTGTTAGCCGCTTTAGGGACAAAGTAATACATTAACCCTAAGAATGGTGTAGTTAAAAAGAATGCTACGGCATTGTGACCGTACCACCATTGTACTAAGGCATCTTGAACACCCGCATATACAGAGTAACTTTTTAACATATTTACAGGTAATTCTAAACTATTAAATATGTGTAAAACAGCTACAGTAACAAAGGTAGCAATGTAAAACCATATCGCTACATATAAGTGGCGTTGTCTACGTTTTAATATGGTTGCAATTAAGTTCCATCCAAATACAACCCATACTAATGCAATAGCAATATCTATAGGCCATTCTAACTCTGCGTATTCTTTAGATGAAGTAAATCCTAAAGGTAAAGTGATTGCTGCCGCAACAATAATAAGTTGCCACCCCCAAAAATTTATAGCACTTAATGTATCACTTGCCATTCTTGCTTTAAGTAAACGTTGTGACGAATAATACACTCCTGCAAAAATGGCGTTTCCAACAAAAGCAAAAATAACAGCATTGGTGTGTAAAGGTCTTAAACGTCCAAAACTTAACCATGAAATGCCATCGGTTAGATTAGGAAAAAGAAAGAAGAAGGCGAGTAGTAGTCCTACAGCCATTCCAATTACACCCCAAAATATTGTAGCGTAAATGAATTTTTTAACGATTTTATTATCGTAGTAAAATTGTTGTATTTCCATAGTGAGAGTGGATTATTCTTTTTTGGTTAGTATGGTTTTATCGGTTTTATCTTTTATTAATTCGTCTTCAAATAGCATGCGGACAGAGGGTGTGTAACTATCGTCGTATTGACCGTTTTTTACTGCAATAATAAAAGCAACAAAAAAGATTAATGCAACAATAACGCTAACTCCTAATAATATATAAATTACACTCATTAATGCTTAATTAATCGGTAAAAGTATAAGGGTTATGTTTTTTAAAATATGACTTTTGTCATGTTTTAAGAAGCTATACTAACTTCCTGCTTATCCAGTTTGTAGCTACTGTAGTAAAAACTACAATGCTAATGGAGCTTAAAGGCATTAATATAGCTGCTACAACGGGTGCAAGTTGCCCAGTTACAGCAAAATAGAGCCCAATTAAATTGTATATTAAAGATAATAAAAAACTCCATTTAATTATTTGAATTGCTTTTTTAGAAGCTATTAAGAATTGTTCTAATTTATGAAATACTGTCGCATCCATAATGCCATCGCAAGCAGGAGAGAAAATATTGATGTTTTCAGATAATGCTATTCCTACTTCACTTTGTGCTAAAGCCCCAGAATCATTTAGGCCATCGCCAAGCATTAATACTTTGGCGCCTTCGGTTTGATGGTATTTTATATATTCTAACTTGTCTTCAGGCTTTTGGTTAAATAGAAGCTTTGTTTTAGTAGGAAGTATTTTTTTTAAATTATTTAATTCACCTTCATTATCGCCAGATAAAATCGCTAGATCGTAATGTTTTTTTAATTGATTAAATAATTTAGATAGTCCTGTTCTATAGCTATTATAAAATGTATATTTTCCTTTATAGGTGTTATTACTACTTATGTGTACACTTGTTTGTAAGGATTTTTCAGATTCAAATTTTCCAACAAAACCAGCAGAACCTACTTTAATATTCATATCGTGTAATGTGGCTTGAACACCGTGTCCGATATGTTCTTCAAAAGCATCTAAGGTCACGATATCATTAGCTTTTAAAATGTCGTATAATGTCCGGCTTAATGGGTGATTTGAACCTCTTAATGTGTTTTTTAACAAACGCTCTTCACCATCAGTTAAAGGCTCACCGTGATAAGTTGCAGTACTTTTTTTATTGGATGTAATGGTTCCTGTTTTATCAAATATAATAGTGTTTATAGCTGCTAGTTGTTCTATTACACTTGCGTTTTTTAAATAGAGTTTATGCTTACCAAAAATACGAAGCATGTTTCCAAATGTAAAAGGTGCAGCTAAAGCTAGGGCACATGGGCAGGCTATAATTAAAACAGCAGTAAACACATTCATTGCCTTATTAGCATCGTAAAATAACCAAAATGTTGTTGCTACCAAGGCTATAGTTAATATAGAAATGGTAAAATGCTTACTAATATTATTAGTTAAATTAACAAAAGCTTCTTCTTTGTTTTTATTAAAAATATCGTGGCTCCAAAGCTGAGTAAGATAACTTTGTTTAACCGCTTTTAAGGCTTCCATTTCTATACTGCCAGAAGTTTGTTTACCACCAGCAAAAATTTTGTCTCCAGAGATTTTATCTATAGCTTCAGATTCGCCAGTCACAAAACTATAATCGATAGAGGCGTGACCTTTAATTAAAATACCATCTACAGGAATTAATTCCTCATTTCTTATCAATAAACGATCACCTTTTTTTATATCGTAAATTTGAATAGGAATTTCCTCGGTCTCCGAAACAATTTTTGTAACTGCAATGGGAAAGTACGATTTATAATCGCGCTCAAAGGATAAAAATGAATAGGTTTTTTGCTGAAAAAACTTTCCTAATAGCAAGAAGAAGACCAAACCTGTTAAACTATCAAAGAACCCTTGACCAATATCAAAAGTAATTTCAATAGTACTGCGTATAAAAAGTACAAGTATTCCTATAGTAATTGGGACATCTATGTTTAAAATTTTTGCACGTAATCCTTTAAAAGCCGAGATAAAATAATCTTGAGCGGCATAAAACACTACAGGAAGTGAAAATGCAAACATGAGCCATCTAAAAAGTGGCTTGTAATGGTCTAGCCAATACTCGTTAACTTCAAAATATTCTGGAAAAGACAAAAACATTACGTTGCCAAACGCAAAACCAGCGATACCTAGTTTATAAATAATAGAGCGATTTATTTGCTTTTTACTATCACTATAATCATCTAAACTAATATAGGGCTCGTAACCTATATTGCTTAATAATATAACAATTTCTTTAAGTGTACAGGTTTGAGATTGGTAGGTTATACGTACGGTCTTTTTATTAAAATTTACCTGAGAACTGGTAATTTTTGGGTTTAGTTTATGTAAGTTTTCTAAAATCCAAATACAAGAGCTACAGTGAATATGTGGAATATATAATGTTGCTATTTGTATGCTATCATTATTAAATTCTAGTAACTTATCTAAAATTTGTTGGTCCTTTAAAAAATCAAATTTACCTTCGTTAACTTTTGGTCTAGCACCAGGAGATTTCTCTATGTCGTAGTATGCAGTTAA is a window of Formosa sediminum DNA encoding:
- a CDS encoding cbb3-type cytochrome c oxidase N-terminal domain-containing protein → MKKLIPSYIRVPVLFFLIAGLVEYFVDSGNEPAFIKYPIVLVFLLLVLVVIISIEGIVTALDNILYQSLDEAGKARYIANRTKTPKFIQKIKDLYIKSLGQKPISQESEIILDHNYDGIRELDNSLPPWWKYAFYVSIVFAIVYMLKYEVFNGDSQIDEYETELADAKIAIEEYKKTAKDLVDANTVTLLTDASDLNAGKSIFQTNCVACHMADGGGGIGPNLTDDHWILGGGIKNVFHTISEGGRDGKGMIAWKQSLKPAQIAQVASYVLSLQGTTPAKPKEAEGEIWVEEVAAE
- a CDS encoding CcoQ/FixQ family Cbb3-type cytochrome c oxidase assembly chaperone: MLSYVKNYMDSISGIEIYPILSLLIFFSFFVILFWWVITAKKDYINTVSNLPFENDNHQNETTL
- the ccoN gene encoding cytochrome-c oxidase, cbb3-type subunit I translates to MEIQQFYYDNKIVKKFIYATIFWGVIGMAVGLLLAFFFLFPNLTDGISWLSFGRLRPLHTNAVIFAFVGNAIFAGVYYSSQRLLKARMASDTLSAINFWGWQLIIVAAAITLPLGFTSSKEYAELEWPIDIAIALVWVVFGWNLIATILKRRQRHLYVAIWFYIATFVTVAVLHIFNSLELPVNMLKSYSVYAGVQDALVQWWYGHNAVAFFLTTPFLGLMYYFVPKAANRPVYSYKLSIVHFWSLIFIYIWAGPHHLLYTALPEWAQNLGVAFSVMLLMPSWGGMINGLLTLRGAWDKVRTDPVLKFMVVAITGYGMATFEGPMLSLKSVNAIGHFTDWIIAHVHVGALAWNGFLTFGMIYWLVPRLFKTKLYSLKLANVHFWIGTLGIVMYALPLYVAGFLQASMWKQFNPDGTLVYGNFLETVTEIIPMYAMRAIGGTLYLVGLLVLVYNIYATIKQGSAVTDELAEAPALERVSKRRLAGEGFHTWLERKPIQLTILATIAILIGGIIQIVPTIMVKSNIPTISSVKPYTPLELEGRDIYIREGCVSCHSQMIRPFRSEVERYGEYSKAGEYVYDHPFLWGSKRTGPDLHRVGGKYSDNWHLNHMYDPQSTSSGSIMPAYQWIVRDELDKSETENKMEVMVALGVPYSEEDIANAQQSMLEQGTAIEKNLYSDPDFAETYENDKKAAAASGAEFVEMKNREIVALIAYLQRLGTDIKVSNVE
- the ccoS gene encoding cbb3-type cytochrome oxidase assembly protein CcoS, whose protein sequence is MSVIYILLGVSVIVALIFFVAFIIAVKNGQYDDSYTPSVRMLFEDELIKDKTDKTILTKKE
- a CDS encoding heavy metal translocating P-type ATPase translates to MVKNSEYKSCYHCGNICDTVEIDYDNKVFCCHGCKTVYEIFSESNLTAYYDIEKSPGARPKVNEGKFDFLKDQQILDKLLEFNNDSIQIATLYIPHIHCSSCIWILENLHKLNPKITSSQVNFNKKTVRITYQSQTCTLKEIVILLSNIGYEPYISLDDYSDSKKQINRSIIYKLGIAGFAFGNVMFLSFPEYFEVNEYWLDHYKPLFRWLMFAFSLPVVFYAAQDYFISAFKGLRAKILNIDVPITIGILVLFIRSTIEITFDIGQGFFDSLTGLVFFLLLGKFFQQKTYSFLSFERDYKSYFPIAVTKIVSETEEIPIQIYDIKKGDRLLIRNEELIPVDGILIKGHASIDYSFVTGESEAIDKISGDKIFAGGKQTSGSIEMEALKAVKQSYLTQLWSHDIFNKNKEEAFVNLTNNISKHFTISILTIALVATTFWLFYDANKAMNVFTAVLIIACPCALALAAPFTFGNMLRIFGKHKLYLKNASVIEQLAAINTIIFDKTGTITSNKKSTATYHGEPLTDGEERLLKNTLRGSNHPLSRTLYDILKANDIVTLDAFEEHIGHGVQATLHDMNIKVGSAGFVGKFESEKSLQTSVHISSNNTYKGKYTFYNSYRTGLSKLFNQLKKHYDLAILSGDNEGELNNLKKILPTKTKLLFNQKPEDKLEYIKYHQTEGAKVLMLGDGLNDSGALAQSEVGIALSENINIFSPACDGIMDATVFHKLEQFLIASKKAIQIIKWSFLLSLIYNLIGLYFAVTGQLAPVVAAILMPLSSISIVVFTTVATNWISRKLV